In a genomic window of Thermosynechococcus sp. CL-1:
- a CDS encoding ABC transporter ATP-binding protein yields MAKPLVELRGVCKSFGNKHVLNDVDLVIYPQDALVILGPSGTGKSTILRIIAGLLAPDKGEVYVAGERRQGLRQDGLCRLRMSMVFQQSALFDSLTVAENVGFYLYQHTRLPEARIREIVSEKLAMVGLSGMEDLYPAQLSGGMRKRVSFARAIVDNPEDPDDDPYLLLYDEPTAGLDPIASTVIEDLIRELREKTGHAYVVVTHQNSTIERTGDRLILLYQGRICWQGTHAEARTTDNPYLRQFLSGDVNGPIRIIDQVGTAAL; encoded by the coding sequence ATGGCCAAACCACTGGTAGAGCTGCGCGGTGTCTGCAAATCCTTTGGCAATAAGCATGTCCTCAATGATGTGGATTTAGTCATCTATCCCCAAGATGCCCTTGTGATTCTCGGCCCCTCTGGCACGGGCAAGTCAACAATTCTGCGCATTATTGCTGGGTTACTCGCTCCCGATAAAGGCGAAGTTTATGTGGCCGGTGAACGGCGTCAAGGGTTGCGCCAAGATGGCCTGTGCCGGTTGCGGATGAGCATGGTCTTTCAGCAATCTGCCCTCTTTGACTCCCTCACGGTTGCTGAGAATGTCGGCTTTTATTTATACCAGCACACCCGTTTGCCCGAAGCCCGCATTCGCGAAATTGTCAGTGAAAAACTGGCGATGGTCGGCCTCTCTGGCATGGAAGACCTCTACCCAGCCCAGTTGTCTGGGGGGATGCGCAAGCGAGTCAGCTTTGCCCGCGCCATTGTGGATAATCCCGAAGACCCCGATGATGATCCCTATCTCCTGCTTTACGATGAGCCAACGGCAGGGCTAGATCCCATTGCCTCAACAGTGATTGAGGATTTGATTCGCGAATTACGGGAAAAGACGGGTCATGCTTACGTTGTTGTGACTCATCAAAACAGCACAATTGAGCGCACGGGCGATCGCCTGATTCTCCTCTACCAAGGCCGCATTTGTTGGCAGGGCACCCATGCCGAAGCCCGCACGACCGATAATCCCTACCTGCGGCAGTTTCTCAGCGGTGATGTCAACGGTCCGATTCGGATCATTGATCAAGTGGGTACCGCTGCTCTATAA
- a CDS encoding septal ring lytic transglycosylase RlpA family protein: MKKTLYVGLTTTTLAVLGILSSSRATTTTPAIESGSAPSSPVVATKVGERQSTAPTTTRAIASLHRHQQQGREAVTVYLRGIPVLTFLGQRVAATEGVKVAAANGAAMPEQTTLSEAAQQATLLTARLNQLHEQGFDANLVRVGWDAQQQQYRIYADKEPLLTLNNQVTLPNSSQRNDENALRITNLIRRQLGNAPALTSVEGSPNTVVAMGPIRMQLTGIASWYGPGFHGARTANGERFDQDALTAAHRTLPFGTRVRVTNLQNGRSVVVRINDRGPFTGGREIDLSRGAAAAIGLIGAGVGPVRIDVLD, encoded by the coding sequence ATGAAAAAAACGCTTTATGTGGGTCTGACAACAACCACCTTGGCTGTGTTGGGAATCCTTTCCAGTAGCCGTGCAACCACAACCACACCAGCCATAGAGTCAGGTTCAGCCCCCTCTTCCCCCGTCGTTGCCACAAAAGTTGGGGAACGCCAATCCACCGCCCCCACCACCACACGGGCGATCGCCAGTCTGCATCGTCACCAACAGCAAGGCCGCGAAGCCGTAACCGTCTATTTGCGGGGGATTCCCGTACTCACCTTCTTGGGTCAACGGGTAGCAGCCACAGAGGGCGTCAAAGTCGCTGCCGCCAACGGCGCCGCAATGCCAGAGCAAACCACCCTCTCAGAAGCAGCCCAACAGGCAACCCTTCTTACCGCTCGCCTCAATCAGCTCCACGAACAGGGCTTTGATGCCAACCTTGTGCGCGTGGGTTGGGATGCCCAACAACAGCAATACCGCATCTACGCCGACAAAGAACCTCTCCTGACTCTGAACAATCAAGTCACGCTTCCCAATAGTTCACAACGCAATGATGAAAACGCCCTGCGCATTACTAACCTGATCCGCCGCCAACTGGGGAATGCCCCTGCCCTAACCAGCGTAGAGGGTAGCCCAAATACCGTTGTGGCCATGGGACCAATTCGGATGCAGTTGACGGGTATTGCCTCGTGGTATGGCCCCGGCTTCCATGGTGCCCGCACTGCCAATGGCGAGCGATTTGATCAGGATGCCCTGACGGCGGCTCATCGCACACTGCCCTTTGGGACACGGGTACGGGTGACCAATCTCCAGAATGGCCGCTCAGTAGTGGTGCGCATTAACGATCGCGGGCCTTTTACGGGGGGACGGGAAATTGACCTCTCGCGGGGCGCTGCGGCTGCCATTGGCCTCATTGGTGCCGGTGTCGGGCCTGTACGCATTGACGTTTTAGACTGA
- a CDS encoding urease subunit beta — MIPSELIPAEGTIELNAGRPTVTLTVANTGDRPIQVGSHYHFYEVNPALQFDHEQARGMRLDIPAGTAIRFEPGDERVVQLVAFGGSRQIYGFRGEVNGAL; from the coding sequence ATGATTCCTAGTGAACTTATCCCCGCAGAGGGAACCATTGAACTCAATGCTGGCCGGCCAACGGTGACGTTAACGGTGGCCAATACGGGCGATCGCCCAATTCAGGTGGGATCTCACTACCACTTTTACGAAGTCAATCCAGCCCTCCAATTTGATCATGAACAGGCACGAGGAATGCGCTTAGATATTCCCGCTGGCACCGCCATTCGTTTTGAGCCGGGGGATGAGCGGGTGGTGCAACTGGTGGCCTTTGGTGGCAGTCGCCAAATCTATGGCTTTCGCGGCGAAGTCAACGGTGCGCTCTAG
- a CDS encoding HEAT repeat domain-containing protein, translating into MDDNDFPLLDTSEDALAALPSEESDRPDPEAMLPLLTSADVTERMLAARAFCELQDERATPYLINLLQEPCPLVRVSAAYALGRNPSLAAVDALIQQLEQDWNGYVRKGIVWALGNCGVRFPLPEIYRRTLDPLIRALQTDISAVRLWAASSLGQVAEASEEAATVAIPALALALAQDAIAAVRSNCAWALGHACRKIPLGPLYTQAIDQLIAALRDSDMGVQEDAKAALFKLGDARGLQAIEDLQLEAFG; encoded by the coding sequence ATGGATGACAATGATTTCCCCCTTCTCGACACTTCAGAAGATGCACTAGCGGCGCTGCCGAGTGAGGAGAGCGATCGCCCCGATCCCGAAGCCATGTTGCCCCTGCTGACCTCCGCCGATGTGACGGAGCGGATGTTGGCGGCTCGCGCCTTTTGCGAATTGCAGGATGAACGCGCCACACCCTATCTCATCAATCTCCTGCAAGAACCCTGTCCCCTTGTCCGTGTCAGTGCCGCCTATGCCCTTGGCCGTAACCCCAGTTTGGCAGCGGTGGATGCCCTCATTCAGCAATTGGAGCAGGACTGGAATGGCTATGTCCGCAAAGGCATTGTTTGGGCCTTGGGTAACTGTGGCGTCCGCTTTCCCTTGCCAGAAATTTATCGGCGCACCCTTGATCCCTTGATTCGTGCCCTGCAAACGGATATTTCTGCCGTGCGTCTATGGGCAGCGAGTTCCTTGGGTCAGGTGGCAGAAGCTAGTGAAGAGGCGGCGACGGTTGCCATTCCTGCCCTTGCCCTTGCCTTGGCTCAGGACGCGATCGCCGCTGTGCGTAGTAACTGTGCTTGGGCCTTAGGTCATGCCTGTCGCAAAATTCCCCTTGGGCCTCTTTACACCCAAGCCATTGATCAACTCATTGCTGCCCTGCGGGACAGTGATATGGGTGTCCAAGAAGATGCCAAAGCAGCGCTGTTCAAGCTGGGGGATGCACGGGGACTGCAAGCGATCGAAGACCTGCAACTAGAAGCCTTTGGCTAG
- a CDS encoding DUF2339 domain-containing protein, whose translation MEDRDDLRRRLENLETAVAALQRSLEILQRAILREDLSSSGVPEPATPSTPPEEPTAIAPAPAAEPQPPAPESPAVPPLRPVRPSQADWLQNWELWLNRLGIGLLLLGIGFLFRYAVELGWITDAVLVAMGFVIGTGLMGLGWRLQRRAIFSQFLQGGGLATYYLTIFAAYQFLSVMPWGVAFPVMVLVTLGAFFISLRQNRAIFAVIGVVGGLATPLLLYNTEMSRPLALASYTFLILLGSWAIYAVKGWRSLLLSAFWLGWLMLTVSITAQRLDRVVALQTILALTWLGFTVLPPWYQGRNHDRAGELYRPQETSPPSYGQTIALFNPLIALGLSAFLWDWSATLTGRVLILFGGLYLVTSVLWRRIPQPWRWVYSLTGLVLIAFGIVVRYDSNRFILAPLAIEGLILHYLSQHYASRTLRVIAHLWWGLLGLGFVGQLLFTAADRPPLLNVAFFSHLVVLAAAAVSIRFLPPPTRPLYWILGYGVTMIWMQHELAPFGTGAATLVWGLFGVGLLIYGLRRDTSAVRTVALITLIITLVRLFFVDLIHLAPVWRVLLFMGFGLIFLLLSYFFRALWRRSPVESSRISEETPSNESEENP comes from the coding sequence ATGGAAGATAGGGATGACTTGCGGCGTCGTCTTGAAAACTTAGAAACCGCTGTGGCTGCCCTGCAGCGATCGCTCGAGATTCTGCAAAGAGCCATTCTCCGTGAAGACCTCTCCTCTTCTGGCGTCCCAGAACCTGCAACACCATCAACGCCACCTGAGGAACCGACGGCGATCGCTCCTGCCCCTGCTGCTGAACCGCAACCCCCAGCGCCTGAATCTCCAGCGGTGCCACCGTTACGCCCAGTGAGGCCTTCCCAAGCTGACTGGCTACAAAATTGGGAACTGTGGCTCAACCGTCTCGGCATCGGCCTGCTGCTGTTGGGGATTGGCTTCCTCTTTCGGTACGCCGTTGAATTGGGCTGGATTACCGATGCGGTTCTTGTGGCCATGGGCTTTGTCATTGGTACGGGGCTGATGGGGTTGGGCTGGCGGTTGCAGCGGCGAGCCATCTTTAGCCAGTTTTTGCAGGGGGGCGGCCTTGCGACCTATTACCTGACGATCTTTGCGGCCTATCAGTTTTTGTCCGTCATGCCTTGGGGTGTGGCCTTCCCGGTGATGGTGTTAGTGACCCTAGGGGCATTTTTCATCTCGTTGCGCCAAAATCGAGCCATTTTTGCAGTGATTGGCGTGGTTGGCGGCTTAGCAACCCCTTTGCTGCTCTACAACACAGAGATGAGTCGTCCTTTGGCCTTGGCCAGTTATACCTTTTTAATTCTCTTGGGCAGTTGGGCAATTTACGCAGTGAAGGGCTGGCGATCGCTGCTGCTGTCAGCTTTTTGGTTGGGATGGCTGATGTTAACGGTGTCTATTACTGCTCAACGGCTTGATCGGGTCGTGGCATTACAGACCATTCTGGCGTTGACTTGGCTGGGCTTTACGGTATTACCCCCTTGGTATCAGGGGCGCAATCACGACAGGGCAGGGGAGCTGTATCGCCCTCAGGAGACTTCCCCACCGTCCTATGGTCAGACGATCGCCCTCTTTAATCCGCTGATTGCTTTGGGCTTAAGTGCCTTCCTCTGGGATTGGTCGGCAACGCTAACGGGTCGGGTCTTGATCCTATTTGGCGGCCTTTACCTAGTGACTAGTGTACTGTGGCGACGCATTCCCCAGCCTTGGCGTTGGGTCTATAGCTTGACGGGGTTAGTGCTAATTGCCTTTGGAATCGTTGTGCGTTACGACAGCAATCGCTTTATCCTCGCACCGCTGGCGATCGAGGGGTTGATTTTGCATTATCTGAGCCAACACTATGCCTCGCGCACCCTGCGGGTTATTGCCCATCTTTGGTGGGGACTGCTCGGCCTTGGTTTTGTTGGGCAACTGCTCTTTACCGCTGCCGATCGCCCCCCGCTGTTGAATGTCGCTTTTTTCTCCCATTTGGTGGTGCTTGCAGCCGCAGCCGTCAGTATCCGTTTTTTGCCCCCACCCACCCGCCCCCTTTACTGGATATTGGGCTATGGGGTGACGATGATCTGGATGCAGCACGAACTGGCGCCCTTTGGCACCGGGGCAGCCACCCTTGTCTGGGGACTCTTTGGCGTTGGACTGCTGATCTATGGGTTGCGACGGGACACCTCAGCGGTGCGCACGGTGGCTTTAATCACGTTGATCATTACTTTGGTGCGGCTTTTCTTCGTTGATCTCATCCATCTTGCGCCGGTGTGGCGAGTGCTCCTATTTATGGGGTTTGGTTTGATTTTTTTGCTGCTGAGCTATTTTTTCCGCGCCCTGTGGCGGCGATCGCCCGTGGAATCCTCTAGGATCAGTGAAGAAACCCCAAGCAACGAGTCCGAAGAAAACCCATGA
- the pdxH gene encoding pyridoxamine 5'-phosphate oxidase, translating into MTRIADLRRDYRRQRLLESEAAEDAIEQFRLWFTDAVNAELPEPNAMTLATIGLDGMPAARVVLLKDVDDRGFVFFTNYRSRKGLELAAHPKAALVFWWAELERQVRIEGTVEQISAAESDAYFQSRPLGSRWGAWASQQSEVLESYADLEARLAEVEARYGENVPRPEHWGGYRVLPTLIEFWQGRPNRLHDRLCYRRQGDHWQRVRLYP; encoded by the coding sequence ATGACCCGCATTGCTGATCTGCGCCGTGATTACCGTCGTCAACGTCTCCTCGAAAGTGAGGCGGCTGAGGATGCGATCGAACAGTTTCGCCTCTGGTTTACGGATGCGGTCAACGCTGAATTACCGGAACCCAATGCGATGACACTGGCCACCATTGGCTTAGATGGGATGCCCGCTGCGCGAGTGGTGTTGCTCAAAGATGTGGACGATCGCGGGTTTGTCTTTTTCACGAACTATCGCAGTCGCAAAGGTCTAGAATTAGCCGCCCATCCCAAGGCCGCCCTTGTCTTTTGGTGGGCAGAGCTAGAACGGCAGGTGCGCATTGAAGGCACTGTTGAGCAAATTAGTGCAGCGGAGTCCGATGCCTACTTCCAGAGTCGTCCTTTGGGTAGCCGTTGGGGGGCATGGGCATCCCAGCAGAGTGAGGTTTTAGAATCCTACGCCGATTTGGAAGCCCGCCTTGCCGAAGTGGAAGCCCGCTACGGTGAAAATGTTCCCCGGCCAGAGCATTGGGGGGGCTATCGTGTCCTGCCGACGCTGATTGAATTTTGGCAAGGGCGACCCAATCGCCTCCACGATCGCCTGTGCTATCGGCGCCAAGGAGACCACTGGCAGCGGGTGCGCCTCTACCCCTAG